The Epinephelus lanceolatus isolate andai-2023 chromosome 12, ASM4190304v1, whole genome shotgun sequence genome segment ttaaaatagacaaaaaacaaagtatttaaCCATGCAGCCTACTTACTTACCTGTGGTAGAAGCACCAGTATCAaggaaaatgaccaaatcaacaaaatctctAAGTCTACAAAATCATGCAGGCAAAACACTCCTGGTGTGGTATGACACCATGCAGCAGACAGAACAAAGCTGGGCCGCAGCAACGACAGCTGTAATGCAGCGCAAGATGGCagagatgataataaaaaattgGGGACAAATTTATCTCACATTCTGTCTAACTATAGTGGGATGTAACATATCTGGTATGAAATTTATGTGCTGATGCTCTAGTTCAAAATAAGACCACACCTTTCCATGGTTGTCCATTTTCGAGCCTCGAAAAAGTCTAAAAAGTGTCCTGTACCAGGCGATTAATCTTGTTTTAGCCAAGAcaaatttcagaaaacttgcAGCCCCTGCCAACTGACTAGGAGGAGaaaggagtcagcagtcaatagccccttttacactgccagattttccacgaatgttgggccgttttgctagcaagctgtgagcgtttatacacacagaggcggaatgGCGatttgatccaaggtgcccaattttccgcctcctagggtagacatattggcggaaccctttaagtttaaacagaccgaggcggccttctgcaacgtgaggggctgttgaagacttgtgggactaacaggaaacagctgatagcaggagtTAGCAATCAGCTAGTAGCacgagggaaacgcaaacctgacagacactgtaaagatgagcaactggggagacaaggaattgcacgccctccttgccctcgcaaacgaagaggccattaaccgtcaaatgacggggacggtgaagaacgggccgatttacgagagaatcgccacCTGActagccacggcttccctcccacgtcactgtttacgtcacatgctgagttacatgttttgttacttgctcacgccccccattgccccgaaaaaggcgcattatgtataaacaaaagtagatAGGCGGCATTTTCCTGCACttcccgattttgtttttatactgccaatgctgaaaaaagactgattgggctttcctgcaaatttgcacaactcctagcTAAAAAGGGCTATTGACATTAAAAAACAGTCACGACAGGTTTTTCTAAAATTCCGAATCACCACAACCACAAGATGTTCTTGACCATGCAGTCATACATGTGCGcacaaaatatgaggctgataGGTCTAGTAGTTTGCGAGATAAGCTGCGggcagacagatacacacactcttCACAATATCCCCTTTAGGCTTACACCTGGCAGAGATAACTAACAAATCAAGgtagcggtagaccagcaactcatGTTctaagtaaaattactgtttttgtcaaagtagtctggtggctttaaagagagcgaTGTAACGGCTTTACTTCCCTGTTGGAAAAGCCAACCGACATCTACTGTAGGGAATACACTGACACAAATGGAGTCAACCTTTAAATGATTAATGAATTGCTTGAATTCTTCATGGCTCTCTGCCGTTTTCTTTTTGCAGAGGAATTTTCAAACTGTTGGTGAAATTCCAGctggaaaacaaagacaaccCTTCATAcacaggtgtgcacacacaaaccttCAAATTGCTGTCCAGATTTCACcccttaaatgtgtgtgtgtcgctttGTGAGTGTAATTTGTTCCCATCATTGTGTGCAGGATTGTCATTCCAAGATTTCTACCAGCGTTGTCGAGAGGCGTTCTTGGTGAACTCCGACCTCACGCTGAGGACTCAGCTGACTGAGTTCAGAGACCACAAACTGATACGGACGCGCAAGGTGGAGTCCTGTTTCACTTTAGAATTCCTAACTCTATATCAGTGATGAAACTCTCCGCAGCCTTGACTGTCTCACCTACTTTTCTTCCCACTATTCTCCAGGGTGCAGATGGAGTGGAGTGCTTAATCGTTGCGGTGGACGCCAGCACACTGATGGATTTCCTGGAGAACGAAGAGGGTGACTGAGAAGAGAAGGCTTTAGATTTATAGTTCATCCACTGACTTTACCAACAAATAGTTTGGTTGAATCTGTCACTGACATAAAGTCCCTGTTACATCTGATCAAGATGAAGACATGAGCCCAGTTTACAGGCTCTGCACAGTTTAAAATCATGGATTAAATTAGTCAGACATGCCTCATTGTAGCAATGTGACATTCACGTCTTGTTTTGATGTAATCACCTTTTCAGCCAACATCTGTATAATTAAAATCAACACTTAAAGAGCTAACGAGTTGTTGCAGTTACATTGCTTTAATTACAGAAATAGATTTACAGTTAGCAAAAACATACATTCTTTTGTGTGTGAAGGCAGGAAGGCATGCTgctataacaaaaaaaaaacagaaagcaagGGAAGTTGTTCAATACTCTCCTCCACATGTAAAAACCTGTAACAGAAGGGAGAGGTCAGCAAGACTACACGTGCCATGCAAAATGCCATGTGAAGGTAACGGGTATAAAAGGGAGCGTTTAAGGATCCTGTTTGTAATCCCAAGAAAGAGGTTAAAGGAtgagtttggtatttttcacctggatcccatgtttttgtgtctaagtcaCTAATGAGAACgattttgaaactggtccaatTGGCCAAACAGGCTGCATTGAAACCACTCAGAGCATGTATGCAAAGTcagtttacgtccactaaaattgcttgtttttgaCACTGACAGGCTCGGTTTGTTATTattagtgtctgacaacattatggagagGATCCCATACTGAGATAgccctttttgttaaagagtaagatccttttgtttaaccagaaacagccccaaaatcttcattaccaaacccaccagactccatttaaataaacagtaattttagcctGTATATagccagcatgttttcacatctaactgggtgaatgaAGAGTTAATTTCAactaaaccagagttggtgattgttggaacagtgtaaagacaaaccaagacgaCTTTTGTAATTTTTAATTTGTATCTGACAGCCCTGAATTAGAGATGTTCCTATACCattttttccttcccgatactgATTCAGGTGTCTGAACTTGCGTATCAGCTGATACGGAGTACAGATCCAACAccactgcatttaaaaaaaaaaaaaaaaaacagctgtataCAGCTTACCCTGTACGTATGTGAAATGATTGGTATTGATGTATGGCACCACTCAGGTTAAACACTTTGAAATTCCTGAACAGATACATATAGAGAATcaggaaaagtcatggaattagtacAAATAGTTAAAAGTTatggaaaagtcatgaaattttgttgtgtgtgctgAAATTCTTCCAGTAATCTTTTGGTGGATAACCTTCCACGTGATGTATCATAACAGCAAATTAATTTTCTATAGCCGTTGATGTAACGTAGCTCTAATATGCATAGATATGTGACAACGTTTAGATCACCATCACAtaggtttctttttttctctccgcCCCCCATCTCCTCCTGAAATTATGTTTAGAtagattttaaatatgtgtaaaaaatgCCAGGCAAATttggaaagatttttttttttcaggcccTTGAAAGGGGAAAGTCTTGaaatgtccatgaaaatgtgtgggaaccctggagAATGAATGCCATAGAACTTTGTTTAATCCAGTGTAAAATACTGCCACATTGCTGACATTTTGCTAACAATACGCTATTTACAGAAGATCAATTCTTCTTCACTGCTCTAAAACAGTAGCTGCCAGCAGCTGCAAAATGGAACTTGCTGTGTAGGCCACTGTTTCAGAGCAGCAAAGAAGAATTGATTTCTGGGACAAGTGACCTTCTATCTGGGTGTGAAACTATTTTAAAATTTATTGATATATTTTGCGTGATTTTGGTTCGGTGCATAGACTTGCGTACTCGCCAATGCCCAATCCAGCATTTTAGGCAATATCAGAGGCATTTTTGATACTGGTATCAGCATCAGACCATCTCCTctttaaataaagtgtgttttatgatgggTTTGGCAGAagcaattttggggctgtttctggttcaaCAAAAAGATAATCTTTGTCGGGATTCTGGCAGCGCAGTGGTGCCAGgtggtggttagcattgtcgcctcacaacaagagggctcctggttcaatcccaggagggagcccttctgtgtagagtttgcatgttctccccgtgtcaggaTTGGGTTTCTCTcagtactccagcttcctcacaCAGTCCAAAgaaattttttttagcttgaaTGAAAGATTACACACTCCCCTttaaaatgataccaaagacaATATTGCGAAACATTGACAGATGTCCTCTACATGAGTCTAAACCAGGATATGCACCAGCATCTGAAAAGCCATTTCCTGAGGGGGTAGGTATACTTCATGAGCTGATAACTATGATACAGCTACCACTCAGGAACGGCTATCATACCATAATATCATCTACAGACATAGATCTTTTCAAAAAGTATAAGTAAGCTTTGTCACCTTGAGTGGTACCGACAAGTGAAATTTTGGGCTCTAAATATAAGTTTTCTCTATGCCAATAAAGCcctttaaaatcaatttaacTAAATCCCTATGGACGGCATGGTGGAGCAGCGGTTAGTATTATCCCTCACAGCAAgatggttcctggttcaaacccgggTAGAAGGGTTTGAACCGTCTGTGTTGAGTTTGTATgttgtcagcgtgggttttctccgggtactccggcttcctcccacagtccaaagacatgcaggttaagtggtgactctaaattgcctgtaggtgtgaatgtgagtgtgaatggttgtctgtctctatgtgtcagccctgtgatagtctggcgacctgtccagagtgtaccctgcctctcacccaatgtcagctaggataggctccagcaaccCCGCAacctctaacaggataagcagttacagacaatgaatgaatgtaggatcctttccataatgttgtcagacactaacAGCAATCTGAGCCTCTAAgtggcaaaacaaacactttcagtggacgtaaattgatgaTACAAACGTGCTCTGAGTGTTTCCAGGTTGAAAACAtcaaacttaccctttaaatATAAGAAGCGGAGGGAGAGGTTTGGCCCTGAGTGCATGCTATGAAACGTTTCAGTGTTGGATGTCCGCAGTTTTCTGTGTCTGCAGTGAATCTGTTAGCGTCTCTGAGTCCAGTGTGTGCATCTGGAGTCTGTTCTGAGTCGCTGTGTATACGATGTGAAGCTCCTCTTCATCCAAatccctcagcagcagcagaactgCGTCCAGAGTGTGTGACTGAAAATACAATTTGAATTGACTGAGATTAAAACGTGTATTCAAACACTGAGTTTTAAAAGGCAATGTTTCGGAGATAAGAGGGCACCTTTTTCATTGATGGTTTGTTTTCTCTGGTTGACGGAGAACAAAGAGAGGGGAACTTGTCTCTGGAGAGCGGCTTCATCCCCAACTCTTCCCTGAttttgctaaaaacaaaaatcaagttAGAAAGGCTTTGTTCTTAAAATGTGTACACCATTATGACAGATTATTTTCAATCAATGCGTGTTCCATTTCCTGTAAGTTTTAGTGTCCATCCACAGGGCTTACTTGGTCTCCTCCATGTTGTAGTTAAGAGGGTCATTCTCTGTCTCTGCATCTGGAACTCCATTGATGGAAAGCTGGTTTTGGATGCTGCCTGGGGGAGTGGTGACCTCCTCACCCTCCGCAAGAGCAAGTGCAATCTCATCTTCTGTTacaactgcaaacacacacacaaacaccgtACACATGTCCTT includes the following:
- the cfap410 gene encoding cilia and flagella associated protein 410, producing the protein MKLTRKQVLAKAKASDLDSVKKLNCWGCNLTDISIFSQMANIEVLTLSVNSISSLSPLSGCLSLCELYLRRNNIPSLSELSHLRPLTRLRVLWLAENPCCGTDSSQYRLTVLRCLPRLQKLDNQVVTEDEIALALAEGEEVTTPPGSIQNQLSINGVPDAETENDPLNYNMEETNKIREELGMKPLSRDKFPSLCSPSTRENKPSMKKSHTLDAVLLLLRDLDEEELHIVYTATQNRLQMHTLDSETLTDSLQTQKTADIQH